The following are encoded together in the Argopecten irradians isolate NY chromosome 5, Ai_NY, whole genome shotgun sequence genome:
- the LOC138323805 gene encoding transmembrane channel-like protein 7 isoform X1, whose translation MISSTGNPRTPAKNGAQRSPSKKQGEFRGSGNGDVGRQAQKSEANQIFSLLPSKLALASDVGITMSRKHEATTRKTRSKNAVYPEGVPDEDLDVELKELSKRGIRVKDFDDEQSVYDTLKLIKNLPCSLQQKRKYRSKLTERPTKKPGGCSGWWYRRKLGWKKFKISWREFKYQLELWGTSLKKIEGQQGAGVVSYFVFLRTLFKLNIVIFLLMFLFVTIPASVKLSSNGYTMAVTGSGIGGVDVATSQTCSANYNVNVSSDGATVIVDFLQGTGWMEQTALFLGWYDANEYSLGTAGSHNFNYIMPLAVFLVVVIIFIISLAVMAQASVQSFKENISRSGDVLRYTYNIKVFCSWDYAVTEEIWSNIKQKSIYKDIVAELAETKFRKTRENMTSNQKCGLYTKRFFINFLILAMLGGSAYLIYFVQKYSTETTSDDNFVLLLIQYLPSITLGALNGLLPLIFEALIKFEDYTTAFAMKLHLIRIVFLKLASLAVLLISIYSLITCGTRTTPCNVGIPDTCTAITCWETYVGQTFYKLAVMDLLIHTVVILGVEGPRMLLTTKCDSKFLKKIGPAVFDIPKSVLALVYSQMLNWIGLLYCPMITSMTVISFFVVFYLKYLSAMKTTGPPEKPYRASRNNGFFIGILLLAFFLSVFPVGYTMVSIRPSTGCGPFRIYSTSMSNIIDASISNLPSWLNNLVGLITSASAVVTVIVFLIIIIYFCSARGSAYNGVVKMLEEQLTMESRDKQFLMARVYELTGEKPAARKKDTVSTVNEKKSKSKKAETEVDQTPGPSPRLLYGDGPVVSDDPVPVMPEEKDPFHAPPQYRSPSPNDSRPVTPKIVVNNTDWDETPRINTGTTPATQPAKPLEF comes from the exons GGGAGTTCCGTGGGTCAGGAAACGGCGACGTCGGCAGGCAAGCACAGAAGAGCGAAGCAAACCAGATCTTCTCTCTGTTACCGAGCAAACTTGCTTTGGCCTCGGACGTAGGAATTACAATGTCCAGAAAACACGAGGCAACTACCCGGAAGACCCGGAGTAAAAACGCAGTGTATCCGGAAGGAGTCCCAGATGAAGATCTTGATGTGGAATTAAAGGAACTGTCCAAAAGAGGAATTCGTGTCAAGGATTTCGATGATGAGCAATCTGTTTACGACACATTAAAACTGATTAAGAATTTACCATGTTCACTTCAGCAGAAACGGAAGTACAG GTCAAAGTTGACAGAGCGACCAACGAAAAAGCCTGGAGGTTGTAGCGGCTGGTGGTATCGACGGAAATTG ggatggaagaaattcaaaataagCTGGAGAGAATTCAAGTATCAGCTGGAATTATGGGGAACTTCCCTGAAGAAAATCGAAG GACAACAAGGCGCTGGGGTAGTCTCCTATTTCGTGTTTCTGCGTACCCTATTCAAACTGAACATCGTCATATTTTTACTGATGTTTTTGTTCGTGACGATACCTGCCAGCGTGAAATTGTCGTCCAATGGCTACACCATGGCGGTGACTGGTTCTGGGATCGGTGGGGTGGACGTGGCTACATCCCAGACATGTAGTGCTAATTACAATGTCAACGTGTCGTCTGATGGTGCTACAGTCATTGTGGATTTCCTCCAaggaaca GGTTGGATGGAGCAAACAGCCTTGTTCCTTGGTTGGTATGACGCTAACGAGTACAGTTTGGGTACGGCTGGCAGTCATAACTTTAACTATATAATGCCATTAGCTGTGTTTCTCGTCGTCGTGATCATCTTTATCATCTCACTAGCAGTGATGGCACAGGC GAGTGTCCAgagttttaaagaaaatatttcgaGGTCTGGTGACGTCCTGCGGTACACTTACAACATCAAGGTGTTCTGTAGCTGGGACTACGCTGTAACGGAAGAGATATGGAGCAACATCAAACAGAAGAGCATCTACAAAGACATCGTG GCAGAACTAGCAGAAACAAAGTTTAGAAAGACCAGGGAAAATATGACCTCCAACCAGAAATGCGGCCTTTACACAAAACGGTTCTTTATCAACTTTTTGATCCTGGCAATGCTTGGAGGATCGGCATACCTTATCTACTTTGTACAGAAATACTCCACAGAG ACGACATCAGACGACAACTTTGTACTGCTGCTGATACAGTACCTGCCGTCCATTACTCTGGGAGCTCTCAATGGTCTTCTACCCTTAATCTTCGAGGCATTGATCAAGTTTGAGGATTACACAACCGCATTCGCCATGAAGCTGCATCTGATAAG AATTGTGTTCCTGAAGCTCGCCTCCTTGGCTGTGTTGCTGATCTCAATCTACAGTCTGATAACTTGCGGTACTAGGACTACCCCGTGTAATGTAGGAATACCCGATACCTGTACCGCCATTACG TGTTGGGAGACTTACGTTGGACAAACATTCTACAAACTGGCAGTAATGGATCTGCTTATACATACAGTCGTTATATTGGGAGTGGAAGGGCCAAGAAT GTTATTGACAACAAAATGTGACAGCAAATTCCTTAAGAAGATAGGTCCAGCTGTATTCGACATTCCAAAAAGTGTGTTGGCATTGGTTTATTCACAGATGTTGAACTG GATAGGTCTACTGTATTGTCCAATGATCACATCGATGACTGTTATCAGTTTCTTCGTCGTCTTCTATCTGAAATAC TTATCTGCAATGAAAACCACCGGCCCTCCAGAGAAGCCGTACCGTGCCTCTCGGAATAACGGTTTCTTTATTGGTATTCTGTTACTGGCATTTTTCCTGTCAGTTTTCCCAGTCGGTTATACTATGGTCAG TATACGACCATCGACTGGGTGTGGACCGTTCCGGATCTACAGCACTTCCATGTCAAACATTATTGACGCCTCCATATCCAACCTGCCATCATGGCTGAACAACCTGGTGGGACTGATCACATCGGCGTCGGCAGTAGTGACAGTGATCGTATTTCTAAT tATTATAATATACTTCTGTTCAGCAAGAGGATCGGCGTATAATGGTGTAGTCAAAATGCTAGAAGAGCAACTTACAATG GAGAGCCGAGACAAGCAGTTCCTAATGGCAAGGGTCTACGAACTGACAGGAGAGAAGCCTGCAGCTCGGAAAAAGGACACAGTGTCTACTGTTAATGAGAAGAAGTCCAAATCCAAGAAGGCAGAGACAGAGGTAGATCAGACTCCTGGTCCAAGTCCGCGTTTGCTTTATGGCGATGGTCCCGTGGTTTCTGATGATCCTGTCCCCGTTATGCCGGAGGAAAAAGATCCATTTcat GCACCACCTCAGTACCGGAGTCCTTCTCCTAACGATTCCAGACCGGTCACACCAAAGATAGTCGTCAACAACACAGATTGGGACGAGACACCCCGAATCAACACGGGCACAACACCTGCCACACAACCAGCTAAACCTCTGGAGTTTTAA
- the LOC138323805 gene encoding transmembrane channel-like protein 7 isoform X2, producing MAAHRVYEWFVATEGEFRGSGNGDVGRQAQKSEANQIFSLLPSKLALASDVGITMSRKHEATTRKTRSKNAVYPEGVPDEDLDVELKELSKRGIRVKDFDDEQSVYDTLKLIKNLPCSLQQKRKYRSKLTERPTKKPGGCSGWWYRRKLGWKKFKISWREFKYQLELWGTSLKKIEGQQGAGVVSYFVFLRTLFKLNIVIFLLMFLFVTIPASVKLSSNGYTMAVTGSGIGGVDVATSQTCSANYNVNVSSDGATVIVDFLQGTGWMEQTALFLGWYDANEYSLGTAGSHNFNYIMPLAVFLVVVIIFIISLAVMAQASVQSFKENISRSGDVLRYTYNIKVFCSWDYAVTEEIWSNIKQKSIYKDIVAELAETKFRKTRENMTSNQKCGLYTKRFFINFLILAMLGGSAYLIYFVQKYSTETTSDDNFVLLLIQYLPSITLGALNGLLPLIFEALIKFEDYTTAFAMKLHLIRIVFLKLASLAVLLISIYSLITCGTRTTPCNVGIPDTCTAITCWETYVGQTFYKLAVMDLLIHTVVILGVEGPRMLLTTKCDSKFLKKIGPAVFDIPKSVLALVYSQMLNWIGLLYCPMITSMTVISFFVVFYLKYLSAMKTTGPPEKPYRASRNNGFFIGILLLAFFLSVFPVGYTMVSIRPSTGCGPFRIYSTSMSNIIDASISNLPSWLNNLVGLITSASAVVTVIVFLIIIIYFCSARGSAYNGVVKMLEEQLTMESRDKQFLMARVYELTGEKPAARKKDTVSTVNEKKSKSKKAETEVDQTPGPSPRLLYGDGPVVSDDPVPVMPEEKDPFHAPPQYRSPSPNDSRPVTPKIVVNNTDWDETPRINTGTTPATQPAKPLEF from the exons GGGAGTTCCGTGGGTCAGGAAACGGCGACGTCGGCAGGCAAGCACAGAAGAGCGAAGCAAACCAGATCTTCTCTCTGTTACCGAGCAAACTTGCTTTGGCCTCGGACGTAGGAATTACAATGTCCAGAAAACACGAGGCAACTACCCGGAAGACCCGGAGTAAAAACGCAGTGTATCCGGAAGGAGTCCCAGATGAAGATCTTGATGTGGAATTAAAGGAACTGTCCAAAAGAGGAATTCGTGTCAAGGATTTCGATGATGAGCAATCTGTTTACGACACATTAAAACTGATTAAGAATTTACCATGTTCACTTCAGCAGAAACGGAAGTACAG GTCAAAGTTGACAGAGCGACCAACGAAAAAGCCTGGAGGTTGTAGCGGCTGGTGGTATCGACGGAAATTG ggatggaagaaattcaaaataagCTGGAGAGAATTCAAGTATCAGCTGGAATTATGGGGAACTTCCCTGAAGAAAATCGAAG GACAACAAGGCGCTGGGGTAGTCTCCTATTTCGTGTTTCTGCGTACCCTATTCAAACTGAACATCGTCATATTTTTACTGATGTTTTTGTTCGTGACGATACCTGCCAGCGTGAAATTGTCGTCCAATGGCTACACCATGGCGGTGACTGGTTCTGGGATCGGTGGGGTGGACGTGGCTACATCCCAGACATGTAGTGCTAATTACAATGTCAACGTGTCGTCTGATGGTGCTACAGTCATTGTGGATTTCCTCCAaggaaca GGTTGGATGGAGCAAACAGCCTTGTTCCTTGGTTGGTATGACGCTAACGAGTACAGTTTGGGTACGGCTGGCAGTCATAACTTTAACTATATAATGCCATTAGCTGTGTTTCTCGTCGTCGTGATCATCTTTATCATCTCACTAGCAGTGATGGCACAGGC GAGTGTCCAgagttttaaagaaaatatttcgaGGTCTGGTGACGTCCTGCGGTACACTTACAACATCAAGGTGTTCTGTAGCTGGGACTACGCTGTAACGGAAGAGATATGGAGCAACATCAAACAGAAGAGCATCTACAAAGACATCGTG GCAGAACTAGCAGAAACAAAGTTTAGAAAGACCAGGGAAAATATGACCTCCAACCAGAAATGCGGCCTTTACACAAAACGGTTCTTTATCAACTTTTTGATCCTGGCAATGCTTGGAGGATCGGCATACCTTATCTACTTTGTACAGAAATACTCCACAGAG ACGACATCAGACGACAACTTTGTACTGCTGCTGATACAGTACCTGCCGTCCATTACTCTGGGAGCTCTCAATGGTCTTCTACCCTTAATCTTCGAGGCATTGATCAAGTTTGAGGATTACACAACCGCATTCGCCATGAAGCTGCATCTGATAAG AATTGTGTTCCTGAAGCTCGCCTCCTTGGCTGTGTTGCTGATCTCAATCTACAGTCTGATAACTTGCGGTACTAGGACTACCCCGTGTAATGTAGGAATACCCGATACCTGTACCGCCATTACG TGTTGGGAGACTTACGTTGGACAAACATTCTACAAACTGGCAGTAATGGATCTGCTTATACATACAGTCGTTATATTGGGAGTGGAAGGGCCAAGAAT GTTATTGACAACAAAATGTGACAGCAAATTCCTTAAGAAGATAGGTCCAGCTGTATTCGACATTCCAAAAAGTGTGTTGGCATTGGTTTATTCACAGATGTTGAACTG GATAGGTCTACTGTATTGTCCAATGATCACATCGATGACTGTTATCAGTTTCTTCGTCGTCTTCTATCTGAAATAC TTATCTGCAATGAAAACCACCGGCCCTCCAGAGAAGCCGTACCGTGCCTCTCGGAATAACGGTTTCTTTATTGGTATTCTGTTACTGGCATTTTTCCTGTCAGTTTTCCCAGTCGGTTATACTATGGTCAG TATACGACCATCGACTGGGTGTGGACCGTTCCGGATCTACAGCACTTCCATGTCAAACATTATTGACGCCTCCATATCCAACCTGCCATCATGGCTGAACAACCTGGTGGGACTGATCACATCGGCGTCGGCAGTAGTGACAGTGATCGTATTTCTAAT tATTATAATATACTTCTGTTCAGCAAGAGGATCGGCGTATAATGGTGTAGTCAAAATGCTAGAAGAGCAACTTACAATG GAGAGCCGAGACAAGCAGTTCCTAATGGCAAGGGTCTACGAACTGACAGGAGAGAAGCCTGCAGCTCGGAAAAAGGACACAGTGTCTACTGTTAATGAGAAGAAGTCCAAATCCAAGAAGGCAGAGACAGAGGTAGATCAGACTCCTGGTCCAAGTCCGCGTTTGCTTTATGGCGATGGTCCCGTGGTTTCTGATGATCCTGTCCCCGTTATGCCGGAGGAAAAAGATCCATTTcat GCACCACCTCAGTACCGGAGTCCTTCTCCTAACGATTCCAGACCGGTCACACCAAAGATAGTCGTCAACAACACAGATTGGGACGAGACACCCCGAATCAACACGGGCACAACACCTGCCACACAACCAGCTAAACCTCTGGAGTTTTAA
- the LOC138323805 gene encoding transmembrane channel-like protein 7 isoform X5, producing the protein MSRKHEATTRKTRSKNAVYPEGVPDEDLDVELKELSKRGIRVKDFDDEQSVYDTLKLIKNLPCSLQQKRKYRSKLTERPTKKPGGCSGWWYRRKLGWKKFKISWREFKYQLELWGTSLKKIEGQQGAGVVSYFVFLRTLFKLNIVIFLLMFLFVTIPASVKLSSNGYTMAVTGSGIGGVDVATSQTCSANYNVNVSSDGATVIVDFLQGTGWMEQTALFLGWYDANEYSLGTAGSHNFNYIMPLAVFLVVVIIFIISLAVMAQASVQSFKENISRSGDVLRYTYNIKVFCSWDYAVTEEIWSNIKQKSIYKDIVAELAETKFRKTRENMTSNQKCGLYTKRFFINFLILAMLGGSAYLIYFVQKYSTETTSDDNFVLLLIQYLPSITLGALNGLLPLIFEALIKFEDYTTAFAMKLHLIRIVFLKLASLAVLLISIYSLITCGTRTTPCNVGIPDTCTAITCWETYVGQTFYKLAVMDLLIHTVVILGVEGPRMLLTTKCDSKFLKKIGPAVFDIPKSVLALVYSQMLNWIGLLYCPMITSMTVISFFVVFYLKYLSAMKTTGPPEKPYRASRNNGFFIGILLLAFFLSVFPVGYTMVSIRPSTGCGPFRIYSTSMSNIIDASISNLPSWLNNLVGLITSASAVVTVIVFLIIIIYFCSARGSAYNGVVKMLEEQLTMESRDKQFLMARVYELTGEKPAARKKDTVSTVNEKKSKSKKAETEVDQTPGPSPRLLYGDGPVVSDDPVPVMPEEKDPFHAPPQYRSPSPNDSRPVTPKIVVNNTDWDETPRINTGTTPATQPAKPLEF; encoded by the exons ATGTCCAGAAAACACGAGGCAACTACCCGGAAGACCCGGAGTAAAAACGCAGTGTATCCGGAAGGAGTCCCAGATGAAGATCTTGATGTGGAATTAAAGGAACTGTCCAAAAGAGGAATTCGTGTCAAGGATTTCGATGATGAGCAATCTGTTTACGACACATTAAAACTGATTAAGAATTTACCATGTTCACTTCAGCAGAAACGGAAGTACAG GTCAAAGTTGACAGAGCGACCAACGAAAAAGCCTGGAGGTTGTAGCGGCTGGTGGTATCGACGGAAATTG ggatggaagaaattcaaaataagCTGGAGAGAATTCAAGTATCAGCTGGAATTATGGGGAACTTCCCTGAAGAAAATCGAAG GACAACAAGGCGCTGGGGTAGTCTCCTATTTCGTGTTTCTGCGTACCCTATTCAAACTGAACATCGTCATATTTTTACTGATGTTTTTGTTCGTGACGATACCTGCCAGCGTGAAATTGTCGTCCAATGGCTACACCATGGCGGTGACTGGTTCTGGGATCGGTGGGGTGGACGTGGCTACATCCCAGACATGTAGTGCTAATTACAATGTCAACGTGTCGTCTGATGGTGCTACAGTCATTGTGGATTTCCTCCAaggaaca GGTTGGATGGAGCAAACAGCCTTGTTCCTTGGTTGGTATGACGCTAACGAGTACAGTTTGGGTACGGCTGGCAGTCATAACTTTAACTATATAATGCCATTAGCTGTGTTTCTCGTCGTCGTGATCATCTTTATCATCTCACTAGCAGTGATGGCACAGGC GAGTGTCCAgagttttaaagaaaatatttcgaGGTCTGGTGACGTCCTGCGGTACACTTACAACATCAAGGTGTTCTGTAGCTGGGACTACGCTGTAACGGAAGAGATATGGAGCAACATCAAACAGAAGAGCATCTACAAAGACATCGTG GCAGAACTAGCAGAAACAAAGTTTAGAAAGACCAGGGAAAATATGACCTCCAACCAGAAATGCGGCCTTTACACAAAACGGTTCTTTATCAACTTTTTGATCCTGGCAATGCTTGGAGGATCGGCATACCTTATCTACTTTGTACAGAAATACTCCACAGAG ACGACATCAGACGACAACTTTGTACTGCTGCTGATACAGTACCTGCCGTCCATTACTCTGGGAGCTCTCAATGGTCTTCTACCCTTAATCTTCGAGGCATTGATCAAGTTTGAGGATTACACAACCGCATTCGCCATGAAGCTGCATCTGATAAG AATTGTGTTCCTGAAGCTCGCCTCCTTGGCTGTGTTGCTGATCTCAATCTACAGTCTGATAACTTGCGGTACTAGGACTACCCCGTGTAATGTAGGAATACCCGATACCTGTACCGCCATTACG TGTTGGGAGACTTACGTTGGACAAACATTCTACAAACTGGCAGTAATGGATCTGCTTATACATACAGTCGTTATATTGGGAGTGGAAGGGCCAAGAAT GTTATTGACAACAAAATGTGACAGCAAATTCCTTAAGAAGATAGGTCCAGCTGTATTCGACATTCCAAAAAGTGTGTTGGCATTGGTTTATTCACAGATGTTGAACTG GATAGGTCTACTGTATTGTCCAATGATCACATCGATGACTGTTATCAGTTTCTTCGTCGTCTTCTATCTGAAATAC TTATCTGCAATGAAAACCACCGGCCCTCCAGAGAAGCCGTACCGTGCCTCTCGGAATAACGGTTTCTTTATTGGTATTCTGTTACTGGCATTTTTCCTGTCAGTTTTCCCAGTCGGTTATACTATGGTCAG TATACGACCATCGACTGGGTGTGGACCGTTCCGGATCTACAGCACTTCCATGTCAAACATTATTGACGCCTCCATATCCAACCTGCCATCATGGCTGAACAACCTGGTGGGACTGATCACATCGGCGTCGGCAGTAGTGACAGTGATCGTATTTCTAAT tATTATAATATACTTCTGTTCAGCAAGAGGATCGGCGTATAATGGTGTAGTCAAAATGCTAGAAGAGCAACTTACAATG GAGAGCCGAGACAAGCAGTTCCTAATGGCAAGGGTCTACGAACTGACAGGAGAGAAGCCTGCAGCTCGGAAAAAGGACACAGTGTCTACTGTTAATGAGAAGAAGTCCAAATCCAAGAAGGCAGAGACAGAGGTAGATCAGACTCCTGGTCCAAGTCCGCGTTTGCTTTATGGCGATGGTCCCGTGGTTTCTGATGATCCTGTCCCCGTTATGCCGGAGGAAAAAGATCCATTTcat GCACCACCTCAGTACCGGAGTCCTTCTCCTAACGATTCCAGACCGGTCACACCAAAGATAGTCGTCAACAACACAGATTGGGACGAGACACCCCGAATCAACACGGGCACAACACCTGCCACACAACCAGCTAAACCTCTGGAGTTTTAA
- the LOC138323805 gene encoding transmembrane channel-like protein 7 isoform X3, with protein sequence MISSTGNPRTPAKNGAQRSPSKKQGEFRGSGNGDVGRQAQKSEANQIFSLLPSKLALASDVGITMSRKHEATTRKTRSKNAVYPEGVPDEDLDVELKELSKRGIRVKDFDDEQSVYDTLKLIKNLPCSLQQKRKYRSKLTERPTKKPGGCSGWWYRRKLGWKKFKISWREFKYQLELWGTSLKKIEGQQGAGVVSYFVFLRTLFKLNIVIFLLMFLFVTIPASVKLSSNGYTMAVTGSGIGGVDVATSQTCSANYNVNVSSDGATVIVDFLQGTGWMEQTALFLGWYDANEYSLGTAGSHNFNYIMPLAVFLVVVIIFIISLAVMAQASVQSFKENISRSGDVLRYTYNIKVFCSWDYAVTEEIWSNIKQKSIYKDIVAELAETKFRKTRENMTSNQKCGLYTKRFFINFLILAMLGGSAYLIYFVQKYSTETTSDDNFVLLLIQYLPSITLGALNGLLPLIFEALIKFEDYTTAFAMKLHLIRIVFLKLASLAVLLISIYSLITCGTRTTPCNVGIPDTCTAITCWETYVGQTFYKLAVMDLLIHTVVILGVEGPRMLLTTKCDSKFLKKIGPAVFDIPKSVLALVYSQMLNWIGLLYCPMITSMTVISFFVVFYLKYLSAMKTTGPPEKPYRASRNNGFFIGILLLAFFLSVFPVGYTMVSIRPSTGCGPFRIYSTSMSNIIDASISNLPSWLNNLVGLITSASAVVTVIVFLIIIIYFCSARGSAYNGVVKMLEEQLTMESRDKQFLMARVYELTGEKPAARKKDTVSTVNEKKSKSKKAETEAPPQYRSPSPNDSRPVTPKIVVNNTDWDETPRINTGTTPATQPAKPLEF encoded by the exons GGGAGTTCCGTGGGTCAGGAAACGGCGACGTCGGCAGGCAAGCACAGAAGAGCGAAGCAAACCAGATCTTCTCTCTGTTACCGAGCAAACTTGCTTTGGCCTCGGACGTAGGAATTACAATGTCCAGAAAACACGAGGCAACTACCCGGAAGACCCGGAGTAAAAACGCAGTGTATCCGGAAGGAGTCCCAGATGAAGATCTTGATGTGGAATTAAAGGAACTGTCCAAAAGAGGAATTCGTGTCAAGGATTTCGATGATGAGCAATCTGTTTACGACACATTAAAACTGATTAAGAATTTACCATGTTCACTTCAGCAGAAACGGAAGTACAG GTCAAAGTTGACAGAGCGACCAACGAAAAAGCCTGGAGGTTGTAGCGGCTGGTGGTATCGACGGAAATTG ggatggaagaaattcaaaataagCTGGAGAGAATTCAAGTATCAGCTGGAATTATGGGGAACTTCCCTGAAGAAAATCGAAG GACAACAAGGCGCTGGGGTAGTCTCCTATTTCGTGTTTCTGCGTACCCTATTCAAACTGAACATCGTCATATTTTTACTGATGTTTTTGTTCGTGACGATACCTGCCAGCGTGAAATTGTCGTCCAATGGCTACACCATGGCGGTGACTGGTTCTGGGATCGGTGGGGTGGACGTGGCTACATCCCAGACATGTAGTGCTAATTACAATGTCAACGTGTCGTCTGATGGTGCTACAGTCATTGTGGATTTCCTCCAaggaaca GGTTGGATGGAGCAAACAGCCTTGTTCCTTGGTTGGTATGACGCTAACGAGTACAGTTTGGGTACGGCTGGCAGTCATAACTTTAACTATATAATGCCATTAGCTGTGTTTCTCGTCGTCGTGATCATCTTTATCATCTCACTAGCAGTGATGGCACAGGC GAGTGTCCAgagttttaaagaaaatatttcgaGGTCTGGTGACGTCCTGCGGTACACTTACAACATCAAGGTGTTCTGTAGCTGGGACTACGCTGTAACGGAAGAGATATGGAGCAACATCAAACAGAAGAGCATCTACAAAGACATCGTG GCAGAACTAGCAGAAACAAAGTTTAGAAAGACCAGGGAAAATATGACCTCCAACCAGAAATGCGGCCTTTACACAAAACGGTTCTTTATCAACTTTTTGATCCTGGCAATGCTTGGAGGATCGGCATACCTTATCTACTTTGTACAGAAATACTCCACAGAG ACGACATCAGACGACAACTTTGTACTGCTGCTGATACAGTACCTGCCGTCCATTACTCTGGGAGCTCTCAATGGTCTTCTACCCTTAATCTTCGAGGCATTGATCAAGTTTGAGGATTACACAACCGCATTCGCCATGAAGCTGCATCTGATAAG AATTGTGTTCCTGAAGCTCGCCTCCTTGGCTGTGTTGCTGATCTCAATCTACAGTCTGATAACTTGCGGTACTAGGACTACCCCGTGTAATGTAGGAATACCCGATACCTGTACCGCCATTACG TGTTGGGAGACTTACGTTGGACAAACATTCTACAAACTGGCAGTAATGGATCTGCTTATACATACAGTCGTTATATTGGGAGTGGAAGGGCCAAGAAT GTTATTGACAACAAAATGTGACAGCAAATTCCTTAAGAAGATAGGTCCAGCTGTATTCGACATTCCAAAAAGTGTGTTGGCATTGGTTTATTCACAGATGTTGAACTG GATAGGTCTACTGTATTGTCCAATGATCACATCGATGACTGTTATCAGTTTCTTCGTCGTCTTCTATCTGAAATAC TTATCTGCAATGAAAACCACCGGCCCTCCAGAGAAGCCGTACCGTGCCTCTCGGAATAACGGTTTCTTTATTGGTATTCTGTTACTGGCATTTTTCCTGTCAGTTTTCCCAGTCGGTTATACTATGGTCAG TATACGACCATCGACTGGGTGTGGACCGTTCCGGATCTACAGCACTTCCATGTCAAACATTATTGACGCCTCCATATCCAACCTGCCATCATGGCTGAACAACCTGGTGGGACTGATCACATCGGCGTCGGCAGTAGTGACAGTGATCGTATTTCTAAT tATTATAATATACTTCTGTTCAGCAAGAGGATCGGCGTATAATGGTGTAGTCAAAATGCTAGAAGAGCAACTTACAATG GAGAGCCGAGACAAGCAGTTCCTAATGGCAAGGGTCTACGAACTGACAGGAGAGAAGCCTGCAGCTCGGAAAAAGGACACAGTGTCTACTGTTAATGAGAAGAAGTCCAAATCCAAGAAGGCAGAGACAGAG GCACCACCTCAGTACCGGAGTCCTTCTCCTAACGATTCCAGACCGGTCACACCAAAGATAGTCGTCAACAACACAGATTGGGACGAGACACCCCGAATCAACACGGGCACAACACCTGCCACACAACCAGCTAAACCTCTGGAGTTTTAA